Proteins encoded together in one Canis aureus isolate CA01 chromosome 21, VMU_Caureus_v.1.0, whole genome shotgun sequence window:
- the LOC144293327 gene encoding olfactory receptor 10AG1-like, which translates to MYVLLYYDVEEMRAEDNGSTITKFVLLGFSDLPNLQGFLFGVFSIVYVIILIGNSLIIIITSLDAALQKPMYFFLANFSSLEICYVSVTLPRILVNLWTQDRSISWLGCATQMCFFLMLGATECFLLAVMAYDRYVAICNPLHYPLIMNHKMCVQLAVGAWLSGIPVQIGQTCQVFSLPFCGSNQINHFFCDIPPLIKLACGDTSLNEMCVFVVAILFAMIPFLFILGSYVKIISTILKLSSARGRSKAFSTCSSHIIVVLLFFGSATITYLRPKSIHSAGTDKMLSLLYTIVTPMFNPMIYSLRNKDVIAALRRLLLKKIV; encoded by the coding sequence ATGACGTTGAAGAGATGAGAGCAGAAGACAATGGTTCCACAATAACAAAATTTGTACTCTTGGGATTTTCTGACCTTCCAAACCTCCAAGGGTTTCTATTTGGGGTGTTCTCCATCGTTTATGTTATTATCTTAATTGGAAATAGcctcataataataataaccagtCTTGATGCTGCACTCCAGAAACCCATGTATTTTTTCCTGGCAAATTTTTCCTCCTTGGAAATCTGTTATGTGTCTGTCACCCTCCCCAGGATTCTGGTGAACCTTTGGACTCAGGACAGAAGCATTTCTTGGTTGGGCTGTGCCACTCAAATGTGCTTCTTCCTCATGCTGGGAGCCACTGAATGTTTCCTCTTGGcagtgatggcctatgaccgctacgTGGCCATTTGTAACCCTCTGCACTACCCTCTCATCATGAACCACAAGATGTGCGTCCAACTGGCTGTTGGTGCCTGGCTTAGTGGAATTCCAGTCCAGATAGGACAAACATGTCAGGTGTTCTCGCTGCCTTTCTGTGGTTCTAACCAAATTAACCACTTCTTCTGTGACATCCCCCCATTGATCAAGCTGGCTTGTGGGGACACTTCACTTAATGAGATGTGTGTCTTTGTAGTTGCTATATTATTTGCAATGATTCCCTTTCTATTTATACTTGGCTCTTATGTGAAAATCATTTCCACCATCCTAAAGTTATCCTCAGCCAGGGGCCGGTCTAAAGCCTTCTCCACCTGTTCTTCCCATATCATTGTTGTGCTTTTATTCTTTGGATCGGCTACCATCACCTACTTAAGGCCCAAATCCATTCATTCTGCTGGAACTGACAAAATGTTGTCTCTTCTCTATACCATTGTGACTCCGATGTTTAATCCTATGATATACAGTCTTAGGAACAAGGATGTGATTGCAGCACTCAGAAGactgttacttaaaaaaatagtgtga